One part of the Vanessa tameamea isolate UH-Manoa-2023 chromosome 8, ilVanTame1 primary haplotype, whole genome shotgun sequence genome encodes these proteins:
- the LOC113399871 gene encoding BTB/POZ domain-containing adapter for CUL3-mediated RhoA degradation protein 3 yields the protein MSGDHKTLIKGSPSQYVKLNVGGTLFYTTIGTLTKSDNMLRTMFSGRMEVLTDSEGWILIDRCGKHFGTILNYLRDGTVALPDTFREIMELLAEAKYFLIEELTDSCQQALSKKEREAEPICRVPLITSHKEEQLLIMSTSKPVVKLLINRHNNKYSYTSTSDDNLLKNIELFDKLSLRFSGRVLFIKDVIGSNEICCWSFFGHGKKCAEVCCTSIVYATDKKHTKVEFPEARIYEETLGILLYESRNGPDQDLIQATSSRGAVGGLSCTSDEEEERSGLARLRSNKQNNQS from the exons ATGTCGGGCGATCACAAAACATTGATAAAGGGTAGCCCATCgcaatatgtaaaattaaacgtaggtggaactttattttatactacaatTGGTACTTTAACCAAAAGTGATAATATGCTGAGAACaatgtttagcggtagaatggAGGTTCTTACAGATTCAGAAG gATGGATATTAATCGATCGTTGTGGCAAGCATTTTGGTACTATTCTGAATTATCTTCGTGATGGAACTGTGGCACTGCCTGATACCTTTCGGGAAATAATGGAATTATTAGCTGAagctaaatactttttaatcgaAGAGCTCACCGATTCATGCCAACAAGCTCTAAGTAAGAAAGAGAGAGAAGCAGAGCCAATATGCAGAGTTCCTTTAATAACATCACATAAAGAAGAACAACTTCTTATTATGTCAACTTCTAAG CCTGTTGTAAAACTGCTGATCAACAGACACAACAACAAGTACTCTTATACAAGCACATCAGAtgataatttactaaaaaatattgaattatttgacAAGCTATCTCTACGCTTCAGTGGGCGTGTCCTTTTTATAAAGGATGTTATTGGCTCCAATGAAATCTGCTGCTGGTCTTTCTTTGGTCATGGCAAAAAGTGTGCTGAAGTTTGCTGTACATCAATTGTTTACGCAACTGATAAGAAACATACTAAAGTGGAATTTCCTGAAGCCAGAATATATGAAGAAACATTAGGCATTTTACTGTATGAAAGCAGAAATGGACCTGACCAAGATTTGATTCAAGCCACATCATCACGTGGTGCTGTTGGTGGCCTGTCTTGCACAAGCGATGAAGAAGAAGAGCGTTCTGGCTTAGCTCGTTTGAGGTCAAATAAGCAGAACAATCAATCTTAG